CCTTTGTCATCAATGGCACAGATAGTATCGCGAGCTTTGGAGACCAGGGCTCCTTCTTTGCGCAAATAGCGCTCAAGCTCGATAGATAGTGCCGAGAGAGTATTACTCAAGCCAGCGATTTCATCGCTACCGCTAAGTGGTGGTGCCAGTGGTTGACCACTGCCAAGTTTGCGCATTTCACTGGATAGATACTCCAGTCTCGATGTTACTCGACCCACCAAAAAGACAGCGAGAATGATACTAAATAAGATATTGCCAGCCAGCGCCACCAAAAAGATATTGATTGTTTCCTGTCTAAATTCGCGCAGTCTCTTAGGGCTAGATCTGAGAAATTTTTCTTGCTCCTGGCTAACCAGGGCAAATTCTTGCCCGACCATTTTTTGATAGAGCCGCTTTAGTGTGCGCTGCACAGTTTTACTTTCAGAAAAAAGCTCTTCGGTATTACCCTGTCTCAGGTCATGACAGACCCTATCAAGGATAACCTCAGACTGATCTAAAGCCTCCACCGAATCCTTAACTGCCGCTTGCAAGTTGAGGTCCTTTTCGTCCAGGGCGATTTTATAGATTGCCGCGTATTCTTCACGCAACTCACGCAGTGGTCCTTTGTAGTCGCCATTTAAAAACTCAGGAGAGAGCCAGGCTTTGCGATTAGTCGAATCAACTATGGACCAGACTTCAAACATCTTGTGCGTGAGGTTATTGATGCGATCTGTCAGGTCGCGAGCTTTGAGTGCATGCTCAGCTTCGACTTCGGCCTGCCTTTGCAAATCGAGCAAAAGAACAGTCGATCCCACCTCAAAAATAAGTGGCATTGAAATCAAAATTATGGCCCTGGCTGTCAGGGAAAGCTTGGGCTTAAACTTCATCTTGTTTTCAAATAATCAGCACTTGGCAATCTTTAGTTGTCTTTGATAGTTTATATTGATCAGCAAGGATAAAAATATGCCCAAAATTTTGATAGTCGAAGATGATAAAGACCTCGCCCTGATGATCCAGGAATGGCTCAATGCCGAAAATTTTGGGCTGGAAGTTGTGCATGACGGCAAAGCTGGCTGGGAATTCTTACGTCAGGGCTATTATGACGCGGTTGTGCTCGACTGGGAATTGCCAGGCATGAGCGGGGTGGAAATCCTTAAAAAGTTCAGGGGCATGAAAGGTACCACTCCCATTTTGATGCTCACCGGCAAGGGTCAGATTCAGGACAAAGAAGAAGGTCTTGATTCGGGTGCTGATGACTATCTCACCAAGCCATTTAGCATGAAAGAACTATCGGCTAGATTGCGCGCTCTGATGCGCCGTCCCAGAGCTATCGCCACAAGTACTATTACTATTGGTCCCCTTGAGATGGACCTGACCAGCCATAAAGTCACAAAAGACGGTCAGGCTCTGCATATTTTGCCTAAAGACTATGCGCTCTTAGAGTTTTTTATGCGCAATCCAAACCAGGTCTTTAGCACCGAAGCACTCTTACAGAGAGTCTGGAATGTAGACTCTGATGCTGGCTCAGATGCCCTGCGCACTGCTATCAAAAGATTGCGCAAGCTAATCGACATCACCGAAGACGGACCATCGATGATCGAAAACATCCCTAAAGTGGGTTATCGACTCAACTCGAAGTAGTCAGTAACATGCAAAAAACAATTATCGCCCTAGCTATGACAGTGCTTTTGCCCCAAGCGGTCATGGCAGCACCGCAGGCCAAACAGGATGCGGCGATAAGTACGTCAATCAACCAGCTGGGTTATCAGTTGCTTGGCAAGCTCGCCAACAAACAAAATTTGATAATTTCACCTTTGAGCATCTTTGAAGCTCTCAGTTTGGCAAGAGAAGGAGCAAGCGGCGACACTCTCAAAGAATTTGATCAGTGTATGCATCTCAAGACAAGCCCGGTATCTGAACTCACTGCCCTCAATGGCGAGCTATCCGGAGGCAGTGCCAAACTAGATATTGCCAATGCCATTTTTGCAAAAAAACAATTTGTGCTGCAAGCAGTCTATATCGACAGTATCAAACAGCTGGGTGCAGTGCGCTCAATCGTGTTTGACGACAAAGCAGCAGCGATTATAAATAGCTATGTGGCAAGTAAAACCAATGAGCGCATCAAAAAAGTGGTGGCTCAAGTGCGCAGCTCCGACCGCCTATTTATCGTCAATGCAGTCTATTTTAAAAACAAATGGCAATTGCCTTTTGCGCCAGAAGCGACTAATGCAGGCGTTTTTAATGGTGTAAGCAAAATACCAGTAAAGATGATGCATCACACAGGCTTTTATGACTACTACCAAGACAGTCAAATGCAGGTGATAAGCCTGCCCTATCAAGGCAACTGCGAGATGCGTATCTATCTGCCGCGCAGCTCCGACCCAATCAATTTGCTTGGCAAACTGGAAGCAAATCAAACAATTGCTCTTGAGCAACAAAAGGTCAATTTGACCCTGCCTAAATTTGTCATCGAAGGCAGTGAAAACCTCGAACAAAAGCTGCCACAGCTTGGCCTTAAAAAAGCCTTTTTAGCAGATCAGGCAGACTTTAGCCAAATGACAGGAGCAAAAGCACAATCCAAAAGCAAAGAGCCACTGTATATCGGTCAAATTTTGCATAAGACTTTTTTGGAAGTGGACGAAGCTGGCACCGAAGCAGCCGCGGTCACTGTAATAAGCATGCCGGGTGGGGCTGCACCATCACCCACAAAACCAGTGGAGATGGTCGTCGACAGACCATTTGTCTTAACTATCCGCGACCGCCAGAATAACACCAATTTATTTGTTGGCCTGGTTTACGACCCAAAACAAAAATAAGAGGACAAAAGTGAAATTCACTAAAATCGCCATTACTCTCAGTTTACTCAGTCTGCCCTGGCTCAGTCAGGTGGGCGCCAAAGACGCAGGCGCAAAGAGCGAAACCATGCCCAATAAGACAGCCAAATCAGTCAACCAGCTGGGCTTTCACATGCTCTCCCAAATGAGTAAAACCGATAACGTTGTTATCTCGCCACTGAGTATATTTGAGGCCCTCTGTCTCGCTAGAGAAGGGGCCCAGGGCACCACACTGAGCGAAATGAATACTGTCATGGCGACAAAAGACGATATATCAGCCGATGTCAAAAAGCTCAATGACGACTTAAAAACTCAAGGTCCAGCCAGTGTTGATGTAGCTAATGCCATTTATATTCGCAAAAACTTCCCGGTGGCAAAATCCTATTTAGCCAGCACAAAAGCCTATGGCGAAGCCAACATGATTGATTTTAATGATGCTGGCAAAGCACAGATGAACGGCTTTATCGAAAACAAGACGCACAATCGCATCAAAAACATGATCGAAAAAGTCTCGCCCCTCGATGCCCTTTATCTAATCAATGCTGTTTATTTTAAAGATAAATGGGTCGTACCCTTTAAGCCAGAAGCCACTAGCGATGGCAATTTTAAGGGCGCCACCAAGATGCAGGTCAAAATGATGCATCACTCCGCCAGTTTTGAATACGACGAAACCTCAAGCTGCCAGATTATTAAATTGCCTTATCGCAATAGCTCTCTAGCCATGTTTATCTATTTGCCAAAAGGCTCCACACCAGAGGCTCTGGCTAAAGACCTGGAGAGTGGCAAACTGAGCTTTAACCCCAAACCACAAACAGTCAATTTGAGCCTGCCCAAATTTGTCATTGAAGACAAACAGGATCTCATAGTAAGCCTCAAAGAGCTTGGTATGAAGCAAGCCTTTATCGAGGGCGCAGCTGACTTTGGCAAAATGATCGACAAAAGCTCAGACAAAAAGCTCTTTATCAGCAAAGCCTTGCACAAGACATTTTTGCAAGTAGATGAAGACGGTACTGAAGCTGCCGCAGCAACTGTCATTGCCATGACTGAAACATCCTGCCGATATGACCCAGCTAAGCCAGTGGAAATGATCGTAGACCATCCATTTTTGCTAACTATAGCCGACACAAAATCAGGAGCCAATTTGTTTGTAGGGGCAATCCGCTCGCCAAAAGCCAAATAGCAGATTTAAAATAGTTCAAAGGCAAGCGCTACGGTTAAATCCGTGAGCGCTTGCGTTTTTTCCAGCCCTTGCGCGAGCGCAGCTTAAAGCAGACAAAAGTCTTGAGCTGCTCCATCGTTAGATTTTTTGCCAGGGTTTGCCAGAGCACTTTGCGCGGCTTACTCTTGAGTCCGTGATCGAGGTCAAAGTATTCCATCAGCTCAAGAGCTTCTTCGCGCCAGAGCAGTTGGGCAAGTGCTAGAGGCTCAAGATTGAAGTTTAAGGTAGCAGGCCAGATTTCGTCAGCGTAGGGAGCGCCGTCACGCATACCGACAGCAATCAAACCCCAGTTGCGAGGGACGATTTTAACAGCCTCATCCACGTGACGCTCGTCGGCCACCAGAGTCATTTTTTCAAAGACTTTGCCATAGTGCAGCTGTTGATTGGGCAGGCGCAAAAGATTGTCTTTGGCACTTTTGATTTCGTAGCCATGCATGATGTCGCCTATCACAGCCACATCTATGCGCACTTCGCCACGCACCAGCTCCAGCTCATCGACTACACGATTTTTGGGATTGGCAGTGAGGACTCTTTTGATCTCGGTTTGATAGAGCAATCGTCTGACATCAAGCTCTTTCATTTGGAGACTGTGCATCAACTACCCCTCACCGACCTGACAATTATAGGTTATGTGAGACCTTGCCACCACCATAAGTGAGCTGTGCATTGGTAGCACTGGCATCATTATCGGTATCAACCAGTACGCTCAAACTAGCGAGAGTGACCACAGCCAGGCTCAGAGTCCAGAGTATTACTTTCATTTTTGCTTTCTAGCGAGTTGGTGAGGGGACAATCCCTAAAAGTCTGTTTTTAAACAAGAGCTTCGTGGATAAGATAGGGGGACCCCCCTCTAAAAATATCCTAGCGCAAAGATTTACCAGCGGCCAAATTATTGACAACAATAGAGGTCCATATAACGCAAAGTTTACGCGGCTTTTGAGACTTCAAAAATTGGCAAAATATTTTTGACCATTTGCTTTATCGGACAATCAAGCAAGAGGTAGACAGAGAGAGACCCGAGAGTCCAGCGCACGTGAGCCCAGGGCTCGAGTGTCTAAGGCACAAGAGTCTACGGCAAAAGAATCTAAGGCACAAAAATCTAAGGCACAAGATCCGGGCGACCGAGAGCAACCAGGAAGCTCTTAAAAGTCAAATTGAGATCAACGCCATCAAGCACAGCTTTGGGAGCAAAATTACCGATACGATTAAAACGACTGTTTAATGCACCATCGCGTACAGCCCGTCCCTCTGCCGTAAAGACACGGTTGGAGCTGTTGTTGACTAACTCTCCATCAGGCAACATTGTGTAAGAGTTGAGCGACTCCTGCTGAAACTGATCACAAACCTGACCGCTGGGCAAAGTCTCAGTGACAACATAGTGTGTCCGGGTAACGAGTTTGTCTGGAGTAAAGCTCTCGCACTTACGCGACACAGCAAAAAATTTGACCTGCTTGGAGCCTGAGATACTATCGGTCTCGGCCGGCAAGATATTAGCCTGCCAGATTGAGCCGCTACGGTCCTGCTGATGGCCAAAAGCGACAGACATGCGATTATCGGTCCACTGATTCATTTGCTGGGTATAGCCAGAGCGCAGGTCAGTGGCACTGATTGTAGTGTCACCCTGTTTGCTCCAGGTGCCAGCCATCCACTTTGGTATCTGAAACCACTCCACCATCTTTTGGGGCGGGCGTGAAGCCTGCTCATAACTGACACCAGCTTGATAGCGGCTGTTATTAGAAGGCAGCATAGTGGGATTGCGATTGGTCATCTGGGGAGCGATGTTATCTATCTGACTGACCGGCGCCAGATAGTCTGAGTGCTCAATACCAATCTGCAAGGTCTCGGCAAAAGCAAAATTACATGAGGCAAAAGCAGAGGTCAGAGCAGCCAGAACAAGAGCTAAATATCGCATGGTTACCAGTGTTTGAGGAGCTTACTTATTTCCAGAGCGCGCTTCAGGATCATTTCTTTTTCGGGGCAGTCTTTGACCTTTTTGGCGATTTCAAAGACTTGAGATGCCCGCTCTTTGGCGCTGCGCTTGTCCTGGATAGACAGATAAGTGCTGGCCAGTCCAAGATAAGTCTCAGCGTAGCGCAGATAGATGTTATCCGAACCACCAGGTATCTTAGCTGTTTTGTTGTTTTTTTCCAGTCCTGCAAACATCAATTTGTACTGAGCAACAGCCTTTTCGAGCCATTCAACCGCTTTGTGATTTTCGTTTTTGACATTGTAGGCTGTACCGATACAGGCACAGATACTACCGAGGCTGGTCTCTTTAGGATTGCGGGCGATTGCCAGGTCGTATTCTCTGACGCCGACTTCGATAACTTCGTCAAAGGCACCGTTCTGGACTTTAAACTCGAGTAGAGTCTGGATAGCCCAGGCCACACCACCGGGGATAAGCTGTCTAAAACGCACAGCCTGATAGCAATATTTGGCACAGGCACCATAAGACATGGTGCGGGCAGCCATCATCACAGCCATGACAAAAGCCGCTCTAAGTGAGCCGGCGGCTGTGATTAAGCCAAAAATAGCCAGTAAGGCAGAGAGCCCCACCTGTAGATAATTGACCGGATGCAGCGCATCCATGACATTTTTGACACCGATATAGACCAGGGCACAAGCGAGCAATTCGCCGCCGATAAGGATGCCCCAGAACATCTGGTCACAGCTATTGTTTTTGCTGTCTACCACCTCAGGCATCTGAG
This genomic stretch from Candidatus Obscuribacter sp. harbors:
- a CDS encoding response regulator transcription factor, with translation MPKILIVEDDKDLALMIQEWLNAENFGLEVVHDGKAGWEFLRQGYYDAVVLDWELPGMSGVEILKKFRGMKGTTPILMLTGKGQIQDKEEGLDSGADDYLTKPFSMKELSARLRALMRRPRAIATSTITIGPLEMDLTSHKVTKDGQALHILPKDYALLEFFMRNPNQVFSTEALLQRVWNVDSDAGSDALRTAIKRLRKLIDITEDGPSMIENIPKVGYRLNSK
- a CDS encoding serpin family protein is translated as MKFTKIAITLSLLSLPWLSQVGAKDAGAKSETMPNKTAKSVNQLGFHMLSQMSKTDNVVISPLSIFEALCLAREGAQGTTLSEMNTVMATKDDISADVKKLNDDLKTQGPASVDVANAIYIRKNFPVAKSYLASTKAYGEANMIDFNDAGKAQMNGFIENKTHNRIKNMIEKVSPLDALYLINAVYFKDKWVVPFKPEATSDGNFKGATKMQVKMMHHSASFEYDETSSCQIIKLPYRNSSLAMFIYLPKGSTPEALAKDLESGKLSFNPKPQTVNLSLPKFVIEDKQDLIVSLKELGMKQAFIEGAADFGKMIDKSSDKKLFISKALHKTFLQVDEDGTEAAAATVIAMTETSCRYDPAKPVEMIVDHPFLLTIADTKSGANLFVGAIRSPKAK
- a CDS encoding sce7726 family protein gives rise to the protein MHSLQMKELDVRRLLYQTEIKRVLTANPKNRVVDELELVRGEVRIDVAVIGDIMHGYEIKSAKDNLLRLPNQQLHYGKVFEKMTLVADERHVDEAVKIVPRNWGLIAVGMRDGAPYADEIWPATLNFNLEPLALAQLLWREEALELMEYFDLDHGLKSKPRKVLWQTLAKNLTMEQLKTFVCFKLRSRKGWKKRKRSRI